TACCGCGACGACGCCCAGAGGCAGGCGTATGCCGAGCTGGCCCGCGACGCCCAGAAGCTCCGCAACGAGATCGACCTGATGCGGATGGGCGAGTGGCAGCGGAACGACATGGCGAAGGTCCGGCTCGACTTGGAGCGGCAGATCGAGCAGCTCTACCAGGACCAGCGCCGGTACCAGGATGCCGCCGTTATGTCGGAGATGAACCGGCTCGACATCGAGAAGGCCCGAACCTCAAACATGGACAAGGCCCGCGCCAACTCGAACATGGAGAGCCCTGAGTATCAGGCCGTCCAGCACCAGTCCAACCTGCTGGACCTGAAGCGCCAGGAGGTGCAGCTCCAGCAGCAGATCTACAGCATGCAGGATGCCGCCTATGGCTCTATGCTGAACGCCAACACGGCGCTCCAGGGGCGCGTCGAGATGATGCAGCTCCTCAACAGCTACACCATGAGCTTCACGCAGTACATGCAGACCGGCGCAGCCTCCGCCGTCCGCACGTTCACTGACACCATGTCCAATGGCATCGTCCAGGTCATCACCGGCCAGAAGCACATGAAGTCCCTCTTCCAGGACATCGCCCAGCTCATTGTCGGCGGCTTGATCAAGGCGGTGGTCGAGTTTGGGGTCCGTATGCTGGTGGTCACGGCCATGTCCGAAATCTTCGGCGTGAAGACCGAGCAGAACACCGAGCGCACCATCGCCGGCACCGCGGCGACGACGGCGGCGGGTCTTTCGGCCCTGGCCATCTCAACCGTGGCCGGTATGGAAGCAGCCGCCATGCTTGAAGAAGCCTGGGTTCCGGCCGCCTTGGCTGCGTCTATCGCGTCCTGGGGCGCTGCGGCGTTCGTGGGCACGGCTGCCATGCTCGTCGGCCTGGGTATCACCGAAGCGGCCTTTGGCGGCCTTGGCGGACTCCTGGGAGGCGCTGCGGGTGGTGCTGGTGGAGGCGCTGGTGGTGCGGTCGGTGATTTCGGAAGCGTTGGCGATGCCGGTGTCGGGACGATGCTGGCCCACGACGGCGGCCTGTTCGGCAACGAGTCCACCGCGACCATCCGCGAGCGGTACAAGTTCGACCGCCCGCTGCGTGGTGACGAGGGCTTCGCCGTTCTTCAGCATGGCGAAATGATCGTTCCCACCAAGAATGTGGCGGCGACCGTTGCCGCCATGAAAATGAGCGGCATTCCCCTCCCCGAAGGGGTCTACCACAACGGTGGCATCTTCGGTCAGTCGGCCCCCTTTGGGGCTCTGGAGAGTAGCTGGCACATACCCCCGGCAGATGCCCTATCTACTGCCGGAACGGAGGATATGTCGTCCTCCGTGACCCATCGCCCGCTGGCAATCAACGTCATTGCCGTTCTCGATCCGGCAGAGGTGGACCGCCACATTAGCCGAAACCCCGGCGCCACCCTGACGGCGGTCAGCATGGACTACCGCAACAACGGGGTGATGCGGAAGATGATCCGGTCGGGGAGATGAGGAGCGTAGGGTGGTGATGATACCGCAATATGCACACGTCTGATAGAATAGCCGATCACTTGCATAGGGGGATCATCAATGCGCTTACCGCTTTGCATAATCGCCGGTCTATGTGCCATTTCCACCCCGGTCTGGGCACAACAGTCCGTCTCGTCAGAAATGGGGAGATATCAGGTGCTGTTCACCGGCAACACCCACAATGGGGTCAGCGAGCTTTACCGCATCGACACCAAAACGGGAGATCGTTGGTACTTGACCGAAGGGAACCGATGGACGCCGACGAGTCCGGCGCCCGGACCAGGACACTATCAAGTGCTTTCGACGGGGGTTTCTCATAACTCGCAAGCCGAGGTGGTGATGATGAATACCGACACAGGCGAAAGCTGGCTCCTTATTGGACGGAACTGGCAGCCGATCCCCATTTACAATAGATAGCGAAGGTGGCCGGGCGGCGTGATAAGGCCGCCGCCCTCCATCACCTCATCGTCGTGATGCCCGGCACCTTGTCATAGGTGGGACGGCCCAGATCGGGCCAGAACCGATAGCCGCCGGTCCCGTCCGGCACCAGACGCCCTTGGCGTTCCCATCCCCTGTAGACCTCATAGCTCCCGTCCTGGCGACCGCTGGGCCGAACCTCGGCCCGTGGCTCATGCCTGAACAGATCGGGCACCACCGGCTTGGGCCTGTCTTCGGCCATGACGCCGGACGACGCCGACAGCACCAGCATGGAGACGAAGATCATCCTCAAGGTATCCATCAAGACCTCAATAAGCAGCTCCGCACTATGATCACTCCAGGCCGCAGGTATTCACAAAATAAACCGCAATCATAGCGGGTTCCCAGCAGGGAAAATACCTGTCATACAAACAGTCAACGAGCGTTGATAGTTTGTATGCATAAGGAGACACCAAGATGGCGACCGGCAAATTCATTGCTTACTACCGCGTCAGCACCGCCAAGCAGGGCGCATCCGGCCTGGGCCTGGAAGCGCAGCGCCAAGCCGTCATGGACTACCTCAACGGTGGCGAATGGGAGCTGCTGGCCGAGTACACCGAGATCGAGAGCGGCAAGAAGAACGACCGCCCCCAGCTCGCCAGGGCGCTCAAGGCGGCCAAGAAGGTCGGTGCCGTTCTGATCATTGCCAAGCTCGACAGGCTGGCCCGCAACGTCGCATTCATCGCCAACCTGATGGAGGCCGGTGTGGACTTCGTGGCCTGCGACATGCCCACGGCCAGCCGGATGGTATTGCATGTAATGGCTGCGTTCGCTGAGGAAGAAGCCCGGCGCATTTCAGAGCGAACCCGAGCAGCCCTGCAAGTCGCCAAAGCTCGCGGCAAGGCTCTGGGTGGCCGCCGCTCTCCAGGCCAGTATGAGGCCAGTGCGGCAACGCGCATCGCTTCTGCCGATCTTCTGGCCGCGAACGTGAGGCCCGTTATCTCCAGCATCCAGGCGTCCGGCATCACGTCCTATGCAGCCATTGCCGATGCGCTGAACAACAGGGGCATCCAGACGCCCCGTGGCGGTCAGTGGCATGCCAGCTCTGTCCGCAACGTCGTGCTCCGCAGCGCCCAGGCGTAGGCCAAGCAAAAGGCCGCCGGAGCATCCCCGGCGGCCTGCTGGTCAACCCCGAGTCAACCTCGGGTCAACTTGTCATGCTGCGATGGCCGCCACATGGCGACTGCCTCCGGCCAGCTCGACCGCCGTGATGCTGCTGATGCTGCTGTCCTGAAAGCTGAACGATCCGCGCTCGATCAACTCAAGAAGAAGATCCACACGTTCAGCACTGGTCATGTTCATGTCGTCGAAGCGGTCATCGCAGAAGAAGATAGCAAACTTCATGGCATATACCTCTCTAGTGAAGATGCGTTATTGTTGTCAATGTCTTCTATCAGAGCAAAGGCATTGCCGCAAATAAGCGCACACTTACTTGTGTCGTGATATTGACGTCTGATGCATAACCTGATGATAACGTCAATATTATTAATTTTCACCTGAGCGAATATTTGTGCATCGTGGCGTCGAGGGCACACCCCGGCCCAGGAAGGGGCCAGTGGATAAAAAGAGGTGGTGGGCACCCGGCGGAGGGTGGTCGTCTCATTGGCCGGAGGGCCGCCAAAAACGGTCAACCATGATTGATCGCGGTTGAACGAAAGCACCTCTATGGGTAGAGTTTGCGTCAAGATGGTTGTACGCAGAGGGGTAATTGTTGTGCGGAAATTACTTTCATTGACTGTTTGTGCGCTTACTCTATCTGGCTGTCTTCAGCAGCCCCTTATACCTCTATACACAGAGAAATGGTATTTAGAGTCTGGAAAGGACTCTATGAATGACAATAAAATTTGTAGGATTGTTGGCGAGCCATCTGTACGATACTACACTGATAGGCATTATTTTATCTCAATATTCATTGAGAAGAATTCAGGATCGATTAAGGCGGGGTTCACAACATCATCTGCTGGCGGATTGATGAATATACCGGCAATATCTCTATTAGAGTATAGGTTTGATGCAGATCAGGCTGAAAAACTACAAGGACTGGCATCATCAACTGTATTTGTTTCAGGGCAGAAAGTTGGCTCCTTTATTAAAAACCTGAACTCACGTTCAAAACTTACATACAGAGTTAATGGACAGGGAACCATTGAGTTCAAGCTGCAAGATATTGGAAAGGAATTGGCAGAGTGCGGAATTAGCACCGAAGAACTATCGGCGCTGGAGGTTCAGCCAGTTCAGGAGTCTACTCCTGCCTCCTTGGCTGCGACCAATCCCCAAGCGACAGCACTTGGTGTCAAAATCAAAGGACTCTCGCCACAGATGGCCGCAGCTATGAAACAGTATGCCCCCATGATGCAGGCGTATGGGGCTCAGGTTGGCGTATCGGTCATTGCTGTCGAGCCCGACACACCTGCGGCTAAGGCTGGGATCATGGCGGGGGATATGCTCATCGAGTTTGACGGATCGCCGATTTCAGAGCCACAAGATGTTAAAAGACTGGTCGCGGCAACCAAACCTGGGAGCGTAGTCCCCCTGAAAGTTCGTCGTTCTGGTGCGATTATTGCCCTTAACGCAAGGATGTAGCTCGAATTCTACGCACCACGCTCACGCCCTACGCTGATCCAGCACCGGCCAGGGCCTTCTGCTGGGGCGTGGACCAAGGTCGCCTCGTCGCCACCAGCCCTGCCGTGGGCGGCTGCGCAGCCGGGGGCAAGGAGGCTGAAAGCCAGAGCCCAGGCCGTTTTTGCTTTTCTTTTCGCGATCTGCTACTCTGAAAACAGTTGAGGCCAGCCGCTCGAAACGACTGGCCTCTTCCACGCAGCGTCGGGTCGCTGCACGGTCCTTATCCTGTATATTAGGGAGCATACGTCAAAGCTCCCGGCCTTGCAAACCGAGTGCTGCTCCAACTTAAACAGGAGCATCGCATGAACACTTTTGACCTTACCCCAAACGAAGCCCAAGACCTCCTTCGCCAGTTCGGCCTGCGCCGGACGAGCGTCTGCATTCGCCTATGGTGCGAGGACCATCCCGAGTTCGCCATCAAGCGGGCCGGGCGCTGGTTCATCGACCGTGACCGGCTGCTGGCCTGGTTGCACCTCGATGCGGAACCCGCCTCCCAGCAGGAGGCCGCATGATGACCGGGACATTCTTTGAGGCCATGCCCCTCGCTGATAAAGCCGATTGGCTGAAAGGCGTTCTGGCCGACGAGGCAATTAAGGACGCCTGCCAGCGTCGAACCGGGGATGGCGTCTCTCATCCTGTCGTAAAGACTGTTGCAGCGGTCATTGCTCTGGTCCGGCATAACACCAAGGACGGTCGATGCTTTCCGGGATTTGAGACAATTGGTAAGGATTGCGGCATTCACAAGAACATGGTCCGGCGAGCGGTCGAGGTTCTGAAGGAATGCCAATGGATAGAGACAGGCCATCTTCCCGGCCTTCGGACGACTCTCAGATACCGGCTGAAGTTCCCGGAGCGTGACACCTCCCCAGGTGTCACGGCGACACCTCCCGAGGTACTGCGTGATACCTCCGAAGGTGTTGCTGTGACACCTCCCAAGGTGTCGGAACACATGAAGCTAAACCGGGAAGAAGGAACCGGAGAAGGAACACATGAAAATACTTCAATAGACGGTGCGGTGGGCGGCTGCGCCGCCCTGACCGTCTCGTTCGGAGGGCTATCGCCCTCCTCCTCGCCGGTCGGAAATGAAGGACTTACCGGCGAAGAAGGAAGAAAAGAAGAAGCGACCGGCCTGCGGGAAAATTCCGCCGCGCCGGTGCCGCCCCTACTGGCTGCGTTCATGAATAACCTCACCGAACGCATTACCGCCTGGATGATCGACGCCTACAAGCCGAAGGATCTCCACATGCTGCGGGATGACTTCCTCGACCCTGGTCGTCGAGAGTGGGCTCTTGGTATCCATGGGATAACCGTGAAGGGGGAGGGGCTGGCCTTCTATGACGGCGTGTTCGATGACGCGGTGAGGGCGACGCTGGAGAGGAACGGCCCGACAATCCTGGCCGGGTTGCCCCCTGAGAATGGCCGGGTGGGTGCGAGGGATGGGGGTATCGGGGAGCCTCCTATCGACCCCCTCGAAGCGAGGTTGCTGGCGATGGTCGAGTAAAGAGCCGAGGAGTAGGCATAGGCATAGCCCGCCAGACTCCCAGGAAGGGCCTGGGAGGCCCGAAACGCCCCGAGGCTAGGCCGACGTAGCAGGCCAGCACCTCGGGGACTCCACGGGCCGGAAATCGAGTCGGCGGTCGATCCCTACCCGAGCTTGGCTCCGACGGTCTCCGGCCTCAGATGGGTGTAGCGGTGGAGCATCCGCATGTCCCTGTGCCCACTCACCAGGGCTACTTCCTGGGTGGCGAGTCCGCGTTCAAAGAGCCGCGACACCGCCTCATGGCGCAGGTCGTGAAAGCGGAGATCCTTCACGCCGGCCCGGTCTGCCAGCCGACCCCAGGCCAGCCGCAGAGCGTTGGCGGTCACCGGGAAGGGCTGGGCTCCCTCACGAGGCATGGCTTCCAGTACAGCGACGGCCAGCGACGACAGAGGGATGGTGCGCGGGTGCCCGTTCTTGGCCACGGGAATGCGCAGCAGCCGCTTCTTGGCATCGAAATCGGACCAGCGCACCCGGAGGATCTCGCTGCGCCGCATGCCGGTCTCGATGGCGAACAGCATGATCGGGTAGATATAGGGGTTATTGCACTGCTCCGCAGCCGCCAGGAGCCGCGACATCTCCTCCTGTCCCTCGACCCTTCGTTCCCTGGCGCCGGTGATCCTGGGGCGTCGCACATTGGCAAACGGATTGGATTGGAGGGGAATGCCCCAATCCCGGATGGCCAGGTTGAACATGTGCTGCAGGATGCTGAACTCCCGGCATACCGTGCTCGGCTTCACCGTCTTGAGCCGGTCATCGCGATAGGTGTTGAAGGTGGCTGCCGACACGGCGGACAGGGTCAGGTGGCTCCATGAGCATTTCATCATAGCCGCCATCATGTCGGCCTCGATCTTCGCGCATCGCTTCTGTGGAATGACCGACTCCTGGTATCGCTGCATCAGTTGCAGGACGGTGGTGCGGTCGAGCATCCGGGCATCTGCCGGTATGGCCCGTTTGTCGGCCTGGATCTCCATCTGCCGCGCCCAAACATCTGCATCGGCCTTGAGGTTGAACGAACGGCTCACAGGTGGAGAGCCGGCCCGCCGGACCTGGACCTGCCATTTGTTCCCATGTTTTCGGATGGTCGCCATTGGTGCCTCGCTGTGACATAGCTGTGACAGCTTGCTTTTCGAAGGCATTTTTACCGGGGCAAAAGGCCGGTGATTTCTCACCGTCTCCCATCAAAAAAGCCAGCACTTTCAAAGTGCTGGCTTGATTTGGTGGAGCCGAGCGGGATCGAACCGCTGACCTCCTCATTGCGAACGAGGCGCTCTCCCAACTGAGCTACGGCCCCGAAAAGGGAAGCGCGATAA
The window above is part of the Magnetospirillum sp. 15-1 genome. Proteins encoded here:
- a CDS encoding recombinase family protein, giving the protein MATGKFIAYYRVSTAKQGASGLGLEAQRQAVMDYLNGGEWELLAEYTEIESGKKNDRPQLARALKAAKKVGAVLIIAKLDRLARNVAFIANLMEAGVDFVACDMPTASRMVLHVMAAFAEEEARRISERTRAALQVAKARGKALGGRRSPGQYEASAATRIASADLLAANVRPVISSIQASGITSYAAIADALNNRGIQTPRGGQWHASSVRNVVLRSAQA
- a CDS encoding site-specific integrase, whose amino-acid sequence is MATIRKHGNKWQVQVRRAGSPPVSRSFNLKADADVWARQMEIQADKRAIPADARMLDRTTVLQLMQRYQESVIPQKRCAKIEADMMAAMMKCSWSHLTLSAVSAATFNTYRDDRLKTVKPSTVCREFSILQHMFNLAIRDWGIPLQSNPFANVRRPRITGARERRVEGQEEMSRLLAAAEQCNNPYIYPIMLFAIETGMRRSEILRVRWSDFDAKKRLLRIPVAKNGHPRTIPLSSLAVAVLEAMPREGAQPFPVTANALRLAWGRLADRAGVKDLRFHDLRHEAVSRLFERGLATQEVALVSGHRDMRMLHRYTHLRPETVGAKLG
- a CDS encoding PDZ domain-containing protein — translated: MNDNKICRIVGEPSVRYYTDRHYFISIFIEKNSGSIKAGFTTSSAGGLMNIPAISLLEYRFDADQAEKLQGLASSTVFVSGQKVGSFIKNLNSRSKLTYRVNGQGTIEFKLQDIGKELAECGISTEELSALEVQPVQESTPASLAATNPQATALGVKIKGLSPQMAAAMKQYAPMMQAYGAQVGVSVIAVEPDTPAAKAGIMAGDMLIEFDGSPISEPQDVKRLVAATKPGSVVPLKVRRSGAIIALNARM
- a CDS encoding helix-turn-helix domain-containing protein; translation: MMTGTFFEAMPLADKADWLKGVLADEAIKDACQRRTGDGVSHPVVKTVAAVIALVRHNTKDGRCFPGFETIGKDCGIHKNMVRRAVEVLKECQWIETGHLPGLRTTLRYRLKFPERDTSPGVTATPPEVLRDTSEGVAVTPPKVSEHMKLNREEGTGEGTHENTSIDGAVGGCAALTVSFGGLSPSSSPVGNEGLTGEEGRKEEATGLRENSAAPVPPLLAAFMNNLTERITAWMIDAYKPKDLHMLRDDFLDPGRREWALGIHGITVKGEGLAFYDGVFDDAVRATLERNGPTILAGLPPENGRVGARDGGIGEPPIDPLEARLLAMVE